The Borrelia hispanica CRI genomic sequence TATTGAGTAGCTTTATATCTAATTCTAGTGTGCGTTTACATACTTTTTTTGCAGCATCATTTTCTAATAATTTAAGTACTATTTTTTGGATATCACAAGCTGAATATTCTTCAATTCCCATTGATTGTTTATAATTTGTATTTTTAGTATTGATTGCCCAATAAATTTTAATTATTCTGTTATATCGTTTTAGCATCTTGATTATTTGCAATTTAACATATGACATTCGTATTGTTTGACTATTATTGGGATCTTTATGAATATTTAGTTCTACAAGGCTTTTTAATATTGCATTTATTTGACCTTCTGGGTCTTGAAATTTGAAATTCTTATTATCTTTTGGTATACTTAGCATAGTTTTGTTTTATTTTTGTCCAAAGTTGAGATTTTCTTTTTTTGAAGAATCTTTGGACTTTAATTTGTATACTATTATATACAAATATTTCACTCTTGACTAGTTTTGCGGTAGGGGTGATTTTTTTATACACTATTCTTTTGATTGAACAAACTTTAGAAACAATTTTTGTGAAATTTTTATTTATATCGTAAAAAAATATGTCATAATTAGTATTTAAGATGTTATTTCGCATCATAAATACTAATTTTAAATTACTTTAAAATTAGTGTCAATAAATTTAAACTCATACTATATTAATTTTTTTATATATTGTAATTTAGTATAACTTAAGAATAATTATGGTTGTTGCAGTTTTAAGTTATTATTGTGAGATTATATTAAAGATATGTTTATTTTTTGTGTAAATCTTTATAAATAATAAACACTATTCAAGTGTTTATTATTTAGTATGTTGTATAAATATTTGTTTTTTTATTGTTTGTTTTAATTGTATGATTTCTTGTTTTAATTGTGTTATTTCTTGTTTTAGTTGCATTGTTGTTTCGTGAATAATTTCGCTTATATCGTTGGTATTGGATATTTCGATATTGTTATCGTATATTTGTATTTCCTTTTTTGTGATTGCTAATTTTTTTGCAATATTTGCTTTAGTTTGTGATTTCAGGTCTTTTATTGTTATGTCTGTCATTAATTCACTGATTATACTTTCTGGAATAAACCTCATATTGTTATATGTGATATATGCATTCAAGAGAGATGCTTTTCTACACATATGTGACTTACTTTTTTTGTAATTGAAATTTGCTTTTAATATTTCTACTACTTCTCCAATTTTATATAAATTTGTTTTTCCTATGATTTTCATTGTGATGCCTCCTATTTAATTAATTAATGGTATATTATTTTTATAATACTTAGAAATTTTAAAATAGTTAATATTTGTTTACAAGTATTAATATATATTAAGTAGCAATATATAATTATAGCTTTAATTTATCTTTTTTTTTGTTTTACGATATTTTTATTTGTAATTATGAGTTAATATATGTAAAATATGAACAAACATATGTTGACTCATAATTTATTATATTGTATATTAAAATAACTAAAATTTTGTAGTTATTGGTATATTGCTACAGGTTTCGGTGATGCTTTCTGAAAAATAAAGCAAATTACTTTGCTTTTGTTGATTTTAATTAAATAAAGTTAGGTTAAGAATGGTAAAGTAATTTTGTTTGTCATTTTCAAGGGTAACAGGAGGGGATTTAGGTGGCTAATAATCTTAAGAAACAACTAAATATCATTGGAACTGTTGTAACAGGAATAGTGATTTGTGTTTCAGGATTGGGAACCTATGCTTTTCAAGGATTTTTAGCTGAACTTAAGAAAGATCTTCTCGAAGAATTACGTGTTGAATCTGAAAACAGACTGAAGAATGAATTTGAATCCCTTAAAAATTTTTTCAAACAAGATTTTAAAAAGGATATTCAAAAATTGAATTTGGAAAGTAAAGAGATGATATCAGAAGTAGAAACTCTTCTGTTCAAAGAAAGACTAAAAATTAAGCGTGCATTCAAAGAAGAATTGGACAAATGTTTTGATTCTTTGAAGAGGGTAGGGGAAGAAGTAAACAGAGTAGGGGAAGAAGTAAACGATGAAAAATAAATTGTTTGTTTTTATTTACAATTTTGCATATAACGTCTTGAAAGATCATTTTATAAAAAAATATAAATCAGAATTGCTCGAAAGTGCTGTTCCATTGAAAAATTCTTCTTATCAAGTGTATGAAAAAATCAAAGAAATAGAAAAACACAGGCTAGTAGTTCCTTTTCAATATAATTTCAAAGAACAAAATAGTGCTATTTGTAAGTTTGGATGTTATTTCTTATGTATTTTGTTTATTTCTTTTGTGGTAAAAGAGATAAAAGACAAGATTGAAAAATGTTTCGATAAATTCGAAGTTGATTTGCTTTTTAAAAGTCTTGCTGATGCTGGATGTTTAAAAGATGTCAATTCGTATGTTCTTGATCCAAATTTAATATTCAAAAGTCTTGGAATTAGTGATGATATTCATTATCTCGATGTACACTACTCCCCTACTGAATATGATCCTGATAGTTGTGATATTTTAATTGGTAAATATAAAGATAGTAAAAGTGATTTATATCATTTTGTGATTATTGATAATGATTTAAATTCTGTTATTTGGGATTCACTTGGTAGTTCCAAAGCTGTAAATGATGGTGTTCTTGAATCTTTACGAGTATTTAAAATTAGTGATTCGTCTATTGTTAATGGCGTTAGGCAAAGACTTGCTTTGTATCGTGAGCAGTTTAATAGAGCATGAAAAAAAATTTATTTTGGGAGGTTTAAAGTGAGTGCAATAAAAAATGTAAATAAACTTTTTGATGCGGTAGTAGCAAAAGATTCTTTACTTGCAGAATTTGATGGTTTTATAGGAGAGTCTAATACTAATCTTGTACGTGAAGGTATGAAATTTACAAGTAACATTCTTAATTTTATTTACTATATCAAGAATGAAATTGCAAAAAACAATGAAGACAAACGTGCATTTGAAATACTTAATTCTAAACTTCAAGGAGCGCTTGATGTAGCTATTGATGCTTGCAGGGCTTTAGAAGATGGTGAGAATTGGGATGAGTATGATAAGCTCATTAAGCTTAGAGGTCAAATTGCTAGTGAGATATTACAAAAAGTTCAAACTGAATCATTATAGGTATAAGCGTTTATGAATAGATTTATTGTAAATAAAAGTTATTTGTTGTCTTTGTTTTTGGTAGTCATATTATTGTCTTGTAAAGGTATTGCAAGTCTGCCTGTTGAACCTGTACTACTAGAGAAAAATGATCCTGTAAGTTTGGCTATTGATGAGGCTGCGTTATTTCAGTATGCATTAAGTCTCAATTTGTGGCTTCTTGATACTAAAGAGTATGTTGATCGTTATTACAAAAGGGACAAATTTCCATATTTTGAACCTTTTGATCCTACATACCAAGGTGATGCTGGTGAATTAGGAATTACTAAGAGAATTGCTTATTACAAACGTTATATAGAAGGAACAAAACCTATTGCTGTTTCTGTGTATCGTAAATATACCCAGGTGTACTTAGAGGAGTAGGGGAAAATATAGTGAATTTGCAACAAGAAGTTGAATTAGAAACTGGATTAGAAGAAGGAGAAT encodes the following:
- a CDS encoding plasmid maintenance protein codes for the protein MLSIPKDNKNFKFQDPEGQINAILKSLVELNIHKDPNNSQTIRMSYVKLQIIKMLKRYNRIIKIYWAINTKNTNYKQSMGIEEYSACDIQKIVLKLLENDAAKKVCKRTLELDIKLLNNLNLIKSKIIRFGKGKGSVAYYVQNMELMPTHKDAILEYLTQMLQDNLKDKI
- a CDS encoding BBA14 family lipoprotein — its product is MNRFIVNKSYLLSLFLVVILLSCKGIASLPVEPVLLEKNDPVSLAIDEAALFQYALSLNLWLLDTKEYVDRYYKRDKFPYFEPFDPTYQGDAGELGITKRIAYYKRYIEGTKPIAVSVYRKYTQVYLEE
- a CDS encoding DUF261 family protein translates to MKNKLFVFIYNFAYNVLKDHFIKKYKSELLESAVPLKNSSYQVYEKIKEIEKHRLVVPFQYNFKEQNSAICKFGCYFLCILFISFVVKEIKDKIEKCFDKFEVDLLFKSLADAGCLKDVNSYVLDPNLIFKSLGISDDIHYLDVHYSPTEYDPDSCDILIGKYKDSKSDLYHFVIIDNDLNSVIWDSLGSSKAVNDGVLESLRVFKISDSSIVNGVRQRLALYREQFNRA